A part of Pseudoalteromonas arctica A 37-1-2 genomic DNA contains:
- a CDS encoding LysR substrate-binding domain-containing protein: MKINPLPPLNSLVAFEASARHSSFTIAAKELNVTQGAISRQIRQLEEYLGKAIFIRASRSIHLTPTGLQYYQAISRSLVDIADITGQVKKWQGDKKITVATTNAMASLWLLPKVAEFQNLHDDIDLRILASDNEVDLNRLECDLALFYCRTQPANMNITTLFCEEVFPVCSPSYLEKIGSPTKPEDIFTKTILHLDETQMGWVNWEEWFAGVGLEQLEPRNRININNYPMLLQASINGQGIALAWGSLVDEYLQSGVLIRPTEHVLTTGSKFSMIEPNNRGRMPTSVKHFREWLLQQIPDEVGERGLV, encoded by the coding sequence ATGAAAATTAATCCGTTACCGCCGTTAAATAGTTTAGTGGCATTTGAAGCGTCTGCACGACATTCAAGCTTCACTATTGCTGCAAAAGAGTTAAATGTGACGCAAGGGGCAATTAGCCGTCAAATTCGACAATTAGAAGAGTACTTAGGTAAGGCTATTTTTATTAGAGCAAGCCGAAGTATTCATTTAACACCAACGGGGCTTCAATATTATCAGGCAATCAGCCGCTCTTTAGTTGATATTGCAGATATAACTGGGCAAGTTAAAAAATGGCAAGGTGATAAAAAAATAACTGTAGCAACAACAAATGCCATGGCTTCGTTATGGTTGTTACCTAAAGTCGCCGAGTTTCAAAATTTACACGATGATATTGATTTGCGTATTTTAGCCTCCGATAACGAGGTTGATTTAAACCGCTTGGAGTGTGATCTCGCTTTATTTTACTGCAGAACCCAACCTGCCAATATGAATATAACAACGTTGTTTTGCGAAGAAGTTTTTCCGGTGTGTAGCCCTTCTTATTTAGAAAAAATAGGCAGTCCAACTAAACCGGAAGATATTTTTACTAAAACAATTTTACACCTAGATGAAACACAAATGGGCTGGGTTAACTGGGAAGAGTGGTTTGCGGGTGTTGGGCTTGAGCAACTTGAGCCAAGAAACCGTATAAATATTAATAACTACCCAATGCTTTTACAAGCTTCAATTAACGGTCAAGGCATTGCATTAGCGTGGGGGTCACTAGTTGATGAATACTTACAAAGTGGAGTATTGATCCGGCCAACAGAACATGTACTTACTACAGGTTCTAAGTTTTCTATGATAGAACCTAATAATCGTGGTCGTATGCCAACAAGCGTTAAGCACTTTAGAGAATGGTTGTTACAACAAATTCCAGATGAGGTAGGTGAACGAGGACTCGTTTAA